Proteins encoded together in one Vibrio metoecus window:
- a CDS encoding DUF2057 family protein yields MKPMQRLTCLLALCFAASASAKVTMDIPDTIDLLVVNGESPKLSGGFFDATKKLELEDGEQQIVFRYVPYFSQGNDRIIIESEVVIATFDAANQELNFDMPKYRDAPQATKAIKNMQWRLVDQQGKAVELRQDRLIKDGMQIGRNFEFEASEYNKKSGVAALTSSITVQPMAQQEISNATAMAAAEEMLHFWYNKADVETKARFKTFINQQ; encoded by the coding sequence ATGAAACCTATGCAACGTCTCACTTGCTTGCTCGCCCTTTGCTTTGCCGCATCAGCAAGCGCCAAAGTGACCATGGATATTCCCGATACGATTGATCTACTGGTTGTAAACGGAGAAAGCCCGAAACTCTCCGGTGGCTTTTTTGACGCCACGAAAAAGCTTGAACTAGAAGATGGTGAGCAGCAAATCGTCTTTCGTTATGTACCATATTTCAGCCAAGGTAATGATCGCATCATCATTGAGAGTGAAGTGGTGATTGCCACTTTTGATGCGGCTAACCAAGAGCTCAATTTTGATATGCCCAAATATCGTGATGCTCCGCAGGCAACTAAAGCGATCAAAAACATGCAGTGGCGACTGGTTGACCAACAAGGTAAAGCAGTTGAGCTGCGTCAGGATCGCCTAATCAAAGATGGCATGCAGATTGGACGTAATTTTGAATTTGAAGCTTCTGAATATAATAAAAAAAGCGGCGTGGCAGCATTAACTAGCTCGATCACGGTTCAACCAATGGCTCAGCAAGAGATTTCCAATGCAACCGCCATGGCAGCGGCTGAAGAGATGCTGCATTTTTGGTACAACAAAGCCGATGTAGAGACAAAAGCTCGCTTTAAAACCTTTATTAATCAACAGTAA
- a CDS encoding SLC13 family permease produces the protein MNRNDSVPLPTNTREWFLHRNSLIVLADVALFLALYHFLPFEHNVVLGISMLAFIAVLWLTEALHVTVTAILVPVMAVFFGIFETQAALNNFANSIIFLFLGGFALAAAMHHQGLDKVIADKVLAMAQGKMSVAVFMLFGVTAVLSMWISNTATAAMMLPLVLGVLSKVDADKQRSTYVFVLLGVAYSASIGGIATLVGSPPNAIAAAEVGLSFTDWMKFGLPTAMMMLPMAIAILYFLLKPTLNGTFELDHTPVNWDKGKVVTLGIFGLTVFLWIFSSPINAALGGFKSFDTLVALGAILMLSFARVVHWKEIQKTADWGVLLLFGGGLCLSNVLKQTGTSVFLANALSDMVSHMGIFVVILVVATFVVFLTEFASNTASAALLIPVFATVAEAFGMSPVLLSVLIAVAASCAFMLPVATPPNAIVFASGHIKQSEMMRVGLYLNIACIGLLTAIAMLFWQ, from the coding sequence AACACAATGTGGTGTTGGGGATCAGTATGCTCGCCTTCATTGCGGTGCTTTGGTTAACCGAAGCGCTGCACGTGACGGTTACCGCGATTCTTGTCCCCGTGATGGCGGTTTTTTTCGGTATTTTCGAAACCCAAGCGGCGCTGAATAACTTTGCCAACTCGATCATTTTCCTATTTTTAGGTGGTTTTGCACTGGCAGCAGCTATGCACCATCAAGGACTGGATAAAGTGATTGCCGATAAAGTCCTCGCAATGGCGCAAGGCAAAATGAGCGTGGCGGTTTTTATGCTGTTTGGTGTTACCGCAGTGCTCTCGATGTGGATCAGCAATACCGCCACAGCTGCGATGATGCTGCCTCTGGTGTTGGGGGTATTAAGTAAAGTCGATGCAGACAAACAACGCAGCACTTACGTGTTTGTTCTGTTGGGCGTCGCATACAGCGCAAGTATTGGCGGTATCGCGACTCTGGTTGGTAGTCCTCCGAATGCGATTGCAGCGGCTGAAGTCGGACTTTCGTTTACTGACTGGATGAAGTTTGGTTTACCGACGGCGATGATGATGTTGCCAATGGCGATTGCAATCCTTTACTTCCTGTTAAAGCCGACTCTCAATGGCACGTTTGAATTGGATCATACTCCTGTTAATTGGGATAAAGGCAAAGTTGTCACCCTTGGCATCTTTGGTTTAACCGTATTTTTATGGATTTTCAGTAGCCCAATTAACGCTGCGCTGGGTGGTTTCAAAAGCTTTGATACGCTGGTGGCGCTAGGGGCGATTTTAATGCTCAGTTTTGCACGTGTTGTGCATTGGAAAGAGATCCAGAAAACCGCTGATTGGGGCGTATTGCTGCTGTTCGGTGGCGGTCTGTGTTTGAGTAATGTGCTGAAACAGACCGGAACCAGTGTATTTTTAGCCAACGCTTTGAGCGATATGGTTTCCCATATGGGGATTTTCGTAGTGATTCTAGTGGTGGCAACCTTTGTGGTGTTTTTAACGGAGTTTGCGAGTAACACAGCTAGTGCGGCTCTGCTGATCCCTGTTTTTGCCACCGTAGCAGAAGCGTTTGGCATGTCACCTGTGCTCTTATCGGTATTGATTGCGGTTGCGGCCTCCTGCGCCTTTATGCTGCCAGTGGCAACCCCGCCGAATGCTATTGTGTTTGCATCAGGTCATATTAAGCAGAGCGAGATGATGCGCGTTGGGCTTTATCTCAATATTGCGTGTATTGGACTGCTCACCGCGATTGCGATGCTATTTTGGCAGTAA